One window of Ziziphus jujuba cultivar Dongzao chromosome 5, ASM3175591v1 genomic DNA carries:
- the LOC107421475 gene encoding 12-oxophytodienoate reductase 2-like encodes MWGSIFSCAACCLAFLPKIHKLSEEEKEEENDTQIKMADSIPLLTPYKLGNFNLSHRIILAPLTRQRSYGNVPQPHAILYYSQRTSKGGLLISEATGVSNTAQGYPETPGIWTKEQVEAWKPIVDAVHAKGGIFFCQIWHVGRVSNSDFQPNGQAPISSTDKPLKPQIRANGIDEAEFTPPRRLRTDEIPGIINDFRLAARNAMEAGFDGVEIHGANGYIIDQFLKDTVNDRTDEYGGSLENRCRFALELVEAVVDEIGADKVGIRLSPFADFMESGDSNPKALGLHMAQALNKYGILYLHVIEPRMKTPGEICECYDTLVPMRKAFNGSFISAGGFNRDLGNKAVAENDTDLVAYGRLFLANPDLPKRFELNAPLNKYNRATFYIPDPVLGYTDYPFLESA; translated from the exons ATGTGGGGCAGTATCTTTTCCTGCGCAGCCTGCTGCTTGGCTTTTCTTCCT aaaattcacaaattatcagaagaagaaaaagaagaagaaaacgacACCCAAATCAAAATGGCTGATTCTATCCCTCTTCTTACACCTTACAAGTTGGGAAACTTCAATCTTTCTCACAG AATAATTTTGGCACCGTTGACTCGACAAAGATCATACGGTAACGTGCCTCAGCCACATGCCATCTTGTATTACTCACAGAGAACCTCCAAAGGGGGTCTTCTAATTTCTGAAGCAACTGGAGTTTCTAACACAGCTCaggg GTATCCAGAAACTCCTGGAATATGGACAAAAGAGCAAGTTGAAGCTTGGAAACCAATTGTAGATGCTGTTCATGCCAAAGGTGGTATTTTCTTCTGTCAGATTTGGCATGTGGGGAGAGTCTCAAATAGCG ATTTTCAACCAAATGGGCAAGCTCCAATCTCTAGTACAGACAAGCCATTGAAACCACAAATACGAGCTAATGGCATTGATGAAGCAGAATTCACGCCTCCAAGGAGGCTTAGAACCGATGAAATTCCTGGAATCATCAATGATTTTAGACTTGCTGCAAGGAATGCAATGGAAGCAG GTTTTGATGGAGTTGAGATCCATGGTGCTAATGGGTACATCATCGACCAATTTTTGAAAGATACAGTGAATGACCGAACAGATGAATATGGAGGATCCTTAGAAAACCGTTGTCGATTTGCGCTAGAACTTGTTGAAGCAGTTGTTGATGAGATTGGAGCAGATAAAGTTGGAATAAGGCTATCTCCCTTTGCTGACTTCATGGAATCCGGGGACTCCAATCCTAAAGCATTAGGCCTTCATATGGCACAAGCCTTGAACAAATATGGTATACTATACTTGCACGTGATCGAGCCGAGAATGAAGACGCCTGGTGAAATTTGTGAATGCTATGACACTCTGGTACCTATGAGAAAGGCTTTTAATGGTAGTTTCATCTCGGCTGGGGGTTTTAACAGAGACTTGGGGAACAAGGCAGTGGCAGAAAATGATACAGATCTTGTTGCGTATGGTCGCTTGTTCTTGGCCAATCCTGATTTGCCAAAGAGATTCGAGCTCAATGCTCCTCTAAATAAGTACAACAGGGCAACATTCTATATACCTGATCCTGTTCTTGGTTACACTGACTATCCATTTCTAGAAAGCGCGTAG
- the LOC107421479 gene encoding putative 12-oxophytodienoate reductase 11: protein MAAAQPPTIPLLTPYKLGKFDLSHRIVLAPLTRQRSFGNVPQPHAILYYSQRTTEGGLLIAEATGISDTAQGYPETPGIWTKEQVEAWKPIVDAVHLKGGIFFCQIWHVGRVSNSGFQPNGQAPISSTDKPLTPQKRANGIDVAQFTPPRRLRTDEIPGIINDFRLAARNAVEAGFDGVEIHGAHGYLIDQFLKDQVNDRTDKYGGSLENRCRFALEVVEAVVNEIGADKVGIRLSPFAAYMESGDSDPNALGLHLVQSLNKYGILYCHMVEPRMKQVGEISQTFDSLQPMRKAFNGTFIVAGGYTREDGNKAVAENHADLVAYGRWFLANPDLPKRFELNAPLNKYNRDTFYIPDPVVGYTDYPFLETAN from the exons ATGGCTGCTGCTCAACCTCCCACCATTCCTCTTCTTACACCTTACAAGTTGGGAAAGTTTGATCTTTCTCATAG AATTGTTTTGGCACCGTTGACTCGACAAAGATCATTTGGAAATGTCCCTCAGCCACATGCCATCTTATATTATTCACAGAGGACCACCGAAGGGGGTCTTCTCATTGCTGAAGCAACTGGAATATCTGATACGGCTCAGGG GTATCCAGAAACGCCTGGCATATGGACAAAAGAGCAAGTTGAAGCTTGGAAACCCATTGTAGATGCCGTTCATCTGAAAGGGGGTATCTTCTTTTGTCAGATTTGGCATGTGGGACGAGTCTCTAATAGTG GTTTTCAGCCAAATGGCCAAGCTCCAATCTCCAGTACAGACAAGCCACTAACCCCCCAAAAACGAGCTAATGGCATTGATGTTGCACAATTCACACCTCCAAGACGGCTTAGAACAGATGAAATTCCTGGAATTATCAATGATTTTAGACTTGCTGCAAGAAATGCAGTGGAAGCAG GTTTTGATGGAGTTGAGATCCATGGGGCTCATGGCTACCTTATCGATCAGTTTCTGAAAGACCAAGTGAACGACCGAACAGACAAATATGGTGGATCCCTGGAGAACCGTTGTCGGTTTGCATTAGAAGTCGTGGAAGCAGTTGTTAATGAGATTGGGGCAGATAAAGTTGGAATTAGACTATCTCCATTTGCTGCCTATATGGAATCAGGAGACTCAGATCCAAATGCTTTAGGCCTTCATCTTGTTCAATCCTTGAACAAATATGGAATCTTATATTGCCACATGGTTGAGCCGAGAATGAAGCAGGTTGGAGAAATTAGTCAAACCTTCGACAGCCTTCAACCCATGAGAAAGGCTTTTAATGGTACCTTCATTGTTGCCGGTGGTTATACCAGGGAGGATGGTAACAAGGCTGTGGCTGAAAATCATGCGGATCTTGTCGCCTATG GTCGTTGGTTCTTGGCTAATCCAGATTTGCCAAAGAGATTTGAGCTCAATGCTCCTCTAAATAAGTATAACAGAGACACATTCTATATACCTGATCCTGTTGTTGGTTACACTGATTATCCATTTCTTGAAACTGCCAATTAG